Genomic segment of Melanotaenia boesemani isolate fMelBoe1 chromosome 10, fMelBoe1.pri, whole genome shotgun sequence:
GCAATATATTACACAACAGTGCACACATCTGCCCGCTTGTGACCCTTTCCTCTGGAGATGGCAGGGATGCTCTATGTGCTCTCAGGTATAAAATTCCTACACGCTTGAACTCATATTTTCTCTTAAAAGAAGACGACATGGGCTGTCTGCTTTTCCCACTGTTAACAGAACAAACAACGCTTCCAGCAATTTCTGTTGCCTTGCTGACTCAGATATTAGGAATCTGTGGTTATACTGCATTTCTAAAGAGAAAAAGGGTCcagttttttcctcattcacAGTCTTGCCTCTGATTCTTTCAGATGCAGACTGTGAGAAGGTAACTGCTGTTCTTCTCAAGGCTCGCACAGGAGAATTTGACTTGGAGTCAATACTGTTCCTCAAACTGAGGGGTCTAGGTAAGATTTAATGAATGCATTAGTGTTTAAAGCTGCTAAAATCCATTattgtttaaatgtatatttttttcacttgtaTGTCTTTAGGTATACATGATCTTGGATGTATTGGGGAGTGTATGAACTTGGAGAGACTAGACCTATCTGGAAATAACATCACTAATTTGGCTCCTTTAGCATCTCTTCGACTTCTTGCTGTGTTAAATCTGTCAGCTAACCGGATCTCCAACTTGGGTATGATCACAGAcattaaacaatttttatttttatggtgtATACATTTACTTAACAAAGAATATAATATCATGTTAATTCAGGTATTTTACTTTTTCCGTTTTTTCCAGACCCCCTGCACAGCTGTGAAAGTTTACAGAACTTAAATTTGGCTGGTAATATTATATCCAGGTAatataatttacaaatatataacTAGCACAAGtggaataaaaatctgaatgtattaaagtttttttttaatgggataGTGAACAAATTAGGCCAATTTCAGTTTTCACTGGCAAAATTCTCTGTAATGTTAACATTTCAACTCActgcataaattaaaatgttctgaCTACTGTATGAAAAATTTTGTTACTAgttattgcatttttaaaagcagtATTCAGAATTTCTCTTCTAAAATTGCCTCAAatctttcctgtttttctgaCAGTGTTGAAAACCTACATTGCCTTGTTTCTCTGAGAAAACTTGAAAACATACGTCTAAAAGATAATACGTACAATTACACTAATCCAGGTGAGtttttgtgattattattatttttatatcagtATAACAGCCTTATTATCTTGACAAGTTATTTTCAGTTCTGTTCAATGTAGACTCACTGATATATGAATGTTAGGATAGATGGACAAGTTGATAAAGGGATTTGGCAAACATGATTCtatttcactgaaaaaaaataaaagattaatataACAATGACTTATTTATGTCAGTTTGCAGGAATACATCCTATAGATCTGTAGTGCTTGAGATGTTCCCAAACATCAAGGTTCTGGATGGTAAGATATTGCTTTTTCCAGTTTCTCTTTAACAAAACACTTAAATGTCagtgtttaaattttaattgtGTATACAGATATTAATTTGTGtgttatttcacattttaaaccGCAGGTGAAAGAGTTGTCGGACGAGGGAGTGACTTGTACCAGTTATGCAAAGACATTGATGACACCATTAAaggtatttctttttattttatttaggtgTATGCTTTTGTGCCATGACTAGTAACGTATCAGAATCTGTTCTCTTTGTTATATTTATCTGAAAAACAACATCTCATTGTATCACTGACATCTGAGACGCAGCTGTGGTTACCccttgattaaataaaacatttttatttaaatattatgaaTGTTTTTGTCTTCCTCTAAAATTAGCTGGCTCATACAAAAATGGACAGCTTCTTGAACAACCAGACTGCAAGCCATGGGTGGAAGATAGCTACTGGGAAATAAAGAGATCCAACAATGCCATAATTGACGAAGCCTACAAACAGTTTAACGGTAAAAGGTTTTCTGTGGTTTTCCTCACTGAAAGTGTTTGCTCCGTTGATCTTACCAGCAGTCAACTGTGCTAAATTTGCAGCATGCTATCTGTCCCATGACAtccttgtcttttatttttccacagatGTTCTACATGAATGCAGACTCCTCAACAACAGAGCCACTCATGTTATTTCACAAACCGAAAGATCCATGAGTTTAAAGAAACAACCAAAGCAATACGCCATCTGAGTTGGGCTATTTTCTACACATTTGTGTGTCGAAAATATTTAGCAACTTTTTTGTTGTGTGAATTACCATGGCTAATGTACTGTAGCTTTTTCAAATAACCGTGCTATATCCAAATGCTTGATACTTGCTTAAAACACATGCTCTGTGTTGCAATGTGTGGCATTTGCTGTAACTGTATGCATCCTATGCATAGGTTATCAGAAGAAACATATTGGTGGTTAAAAAACCTTTACCCATGCTGATGCCCCTCAGTCTGGTTCAAAGATGTCTTAACTTGCACAATGTGCATTTTGTACCATGCTTTAGCCTGTATTTGTGCTGAGAGCTTATAAAATTTTCTATAGTTCATTAgttatttaaagctttttacctttttttccctttagcATTGCTGGTTTGGGGAGTTAATGTGTCCCATGTTGTATCCATTCTTTGTTAGTTGCATTTTTGCAAAAAGTTATTGTTTCAGCTGTTTCTACTTGTTTTATACCATAAAGTTTATTATGCTTACAAACAATGTGTGCAAAATACAGCAGTGTTTATAAACCTATGAAGGTGCACTTCTTTCATTATTCTTTTGATTTGTCTAATTTAAGATAACTGGCACATCAATGTGTTGCACAGTTGCTACATCCAAAgccaaaaaatgttaataactaATTAAAATTGGGTAAAAATCCTGTTCAAATCAGTTATTGAGGaattggtggaagcagtccactGGCGCCACCTGCTGGCGAGAGTTGTCCTATGAATTTATAAGCGATTTTTTTCTCGGTATCAAAACTGTTCTTACATATGCATATACCTATAAGTGATCGCATTCTTGTTTATCAAAATATACCAAATTGTCAGAAAAACCCAGTTTCATTAGTTTTACGTCTTGTCAGGGTGGATTAAACGTAAACTGGGGTTTCCATCCCCTATAACCTCCAGATACTCCTGAAGAGGAGAAGCTAAAagattgcatttatttttataaacgtacttttttttttttttttttagattagctCTTGTTTTATTAAGACGCTTATGTGGTAAAATACATTTATGTGAAGAAGTATTGAATTCTCAGCTACAAGTGTTTTAAAGATAATATTTTGAAGGACGGAAGTTCCGTTAGTATTGTCATTAACTTGACAAGTGCAACTACTGCTGCATCGACCTTGGCTAGCTCAGGATGGCAGGGAAGGCGTGGAGGTCAGCGGTAAGTATATAAAATACTCATACGTCTGTCTTAAGTAAGGCATAAAATGCTTGGATATTGGTGTTAACTTATCCGACGTTAGATTGTAATAGTCATTCACAGAGATAAAGAATATAGGCACAAAGACAGGCAGTGTTACAGTACTTAGCTAGCTGTTAGCATTTAGGCTATGTGCTAATAGTTACTATAGCAACCTCACTCTTGAACGCTATATAATTAGCCAGGGTTCGTGGCATAAAACATCATAGGAACAGACTGTAGCTATCTGCTCAAGTTGAATATGATCTTTTAAAGCTGAGCTATGGCAACAAATGTCTATCGTCTACAGATTGTTAATCTACTAAGAAAGTTGGGTTTATCCATCAATGGCAAGGACAAAATCAAACCAGAGGAAGTAAGTTAAGCATAcgtaatattttaaacattgaCTGTCGTTGCTGCGTTAGAAATTAGAAAgtaaagtaaacaaaatatttggTGGGGATCTTTTTTTGTAGTTATCACAACATCCACTCTGCCATCTTTGCCTTTGTCGGAGGCCTAAGGGTTCTGAACAGCTCAGGCTAATTTCCTGATCATAGCAAATAAACAAGCCACATAAACGCCATGTCAGCATAATTGATATGCTGTTGACAATAGATTTCTCTGAAGGACCATTtttgaaaaaacttttttttttcgttaGAAATATTCGTTAAGACAAACTAAAGGATAAATCATCATTAAAATGTCTTAGCAGAGTGTATTTAAAGTTTCTAGCACAATGCCACCCACTTATAAAAGGTGCATATAGAGGAGGACTTTTGAAGCTACAGTGGTTGGTGTTataacaaatgtgttttgtctTGCTGCCCTTGCCAAGGTCACAATTAAATATTCAACAATCAAGATATTAACTAAGTATGAAACTGAGGAATTGCTAACAAACTAGGTATTCAgagacaaattaattaatttggtACTGGaagaggtggcttgggcataaAAATGTGGCCTGAAGAAAGCTGTCCCAAAACTGGCATCACTCTTTATTGGAGTATTGAGCTCTTTTGGGTCACCAGAGCACCTCCaagaaaatgtcatgttttctgCAAGACTGTGAAAGTCTTCCAGTGGAATTAAACACTATTCTTCCAAATAAATATTCCATCATTTGGTGTATTGATGATACTGGTAAAGGGTCTTTCTGTGTGATGAAGGCCATGATGCAtattattttcatgtaaatggTAGTTTTCATCCAGAAAGTGACCATGGGATTGAAGTGTTTCAATAAGGGGACTACTCCGAAAAACCTTTGATTTGCAGTGACCTTTCCTCCTACATAGATAAATATAGTCAAAACTCCCCATTAAATAATTTCCCAATGGGCCATaggttttatttcttaaaaatgtcCACTATGGTGTGTCTATCGCTTTTGGATATTCACAAATAAATACTGTGTTTCTTGTGATTGCACACACTGATatcttcagactggtttattaaAAGGACCAGGAGCATAGTTCCTCACatttctgataaaaacaaataatataaattagAAATCAGTATAGTACAAAGCTCTGggttgttttaatgtgttcacTGCAACATATACTGAAATTCACTTTCCAGTATAGCTCCGTTATTAAGACCATTGCCATTTGCCATAAATATATACTAGAACAGTATTTATGTCAGTATTTGTAATTCCCAAGTGAGATAGCTTGTACTGATCAAACAGTTGTGATATCTGGTGTGTTTTGGACTTTTCTAATTGGCAGGTGTCACAGGTAGTTGGTGCTTTGAGGAATGGATCTCCACAGTCCAGGAACTACACCCATGGGGTATATATCTGTTCTTCCAACactattgttgttttaatgattttttt
This window contains:
- the lrrc61 gene encoding leucine-rich repeat-containing protein 61 isoform X2, whose protein sequence is MDSKREKDQDADCEKVTAVLLKARTGEFDLESILFLKLRGLASLRLLAVLNLSANRISNLDPLHSCESLQNLNLAGNIISSVENLHCLVSLRKLENIRLKDNTYNYTNPVCRNTSYRSVVLEMFPNIKVLDGERVVGRGSDLYQLCKDIDDTIKAGSYKNGQLLEQPDCKPWVEDSYWEIKRSNNAIIDEAYKQFNDVLHECRLLNNRATHVISQTERSMSLKKQPKQYAI
- the lrrc61 gene encoding leucine-rich repeat-containing protein 61 isoform X1, which produces MDSKREKDQDADCEKVTAVLLKARTGEFDLESILFLKLRGLGIHDLGCIGECMNLERLDLSGNNITNLAPLASLRLLAVLNLSANRISNLDPLHSCESLQNLNLAGNIISSVENLHCLVSLRKLENIRLKDNTYNYTNPVCRNTSYRSVVLEMFPNIKVLDGERVVGRGSDLYQLCKDIDDTIKAGSYKNGQLLEQPDCKPWVEDSYWEIKRSNNAIIDEAYKQFNDVLHECRLLNNRATHVISQTERSMSLKKQPKQYAI